CGGGTACATTTTATATGTGAGAAATATCACACAGTTGTTGTGCTACTTGTTGTGAAGGCCTTAACATTGCTGGTGGAAAGAAAGGACTGATTGTTGTGAAAGTTGGCGTTGTGAAAGAGCAAAAAGCTGGCGAAGGTCGTGTGGCTGTCACACCAGAAAATGTTAAAAAGCTGGTTGATGCAGGAGCGACTGTTTTGGTTGAAAAATCAGCCGGAGTCGGTGCAGGTTTTCCTGATGCAGATTACGCTGCGGCTGGCGGCACTATCGTCAGTCACGCTCAGAGTTGGGATAGTGATCTCGTTGTCAAAGTCAAAGAACCTGACGAGGAAGAATATCAGTATTTCAAACCAGGTCAGGTCGTCTGGGGATTCCAACATTTGGCCTCCTCACCTGCCACTGTGAAAGCCATGCAAGCTGCCGGCACGACAGCGATCGGCGGAGAAACCATCGTTGAAAATGGCGAGTTGGCATTGCTAAAACCGATGAGCGCTATCGCAGGTCGCCGGTCCGTCATCATGGGCGCTTATTATCTTGAAGCACAGCATGGCGGTGAAGGCATTTTATTGCCAGGCACACCGGAAGTTGCTTCAGGCACGGTTGTTATTTTCGGTGGTGGGAACGCTGCTTTTAACGCCGCCAGCTTGGCATTAGCCATGGGCTGTCGTGTCACAATCATCGAACTTAAAAAAGACCGCCGTGACTGGTTAGCGAAGCAGTTTACAGGTGAAGCCCTGACGCTCCTGCCATCGACGCCAGAGAATCTCGCCGCGGCTATCAAGACCGCCGATGTCTTCATCTCAACCATTCTGATTCCGGGCGCAAAGCCGCCGAAGTTAGTCACAACAGCGATGGTACAGTCGATGAAACCGGGCAGTGTCCTTGTAGATGTAGCCATTGATCAAGGCGGCACGGTTGAAACTATTGATGCACCAACCTCTATTGATGATCCGGTTTTCACCAAATACGACGTCATTCATTATGCCGTGCCAAATCAACCAGGCGCGGTACCGCGCACAGCAACGATGGCACTGGCAGTTGGCAACATCAAATATCTTTTGGCAATCGCAAAATCTGGGATTGATGGCGCCGTTAAAAATGATCCTGCGCTGGCTTCAGGCGTCAATCTTTATCACGGCCAAGTTACCAACAAAGGCCTTGCCGAATCATTAAACTTACCGGTTGTTTCATTAGAAACAGCGCTCAAAACGCAACATTAGGAGGTGGATAAGATGATGACCGCAACGCAAACCGTGAGTATAAAAGATGTTCAAGAGGCTAGCCATCTCATTCATGAGGTTGGCCGAGTCACACCGCTCATTCAATCCATGTTTCTTAGTCGCACCGTTACCCATGGTGATGTGTATCTCAAACTGGAAAACATGCAGCTCACAGGTTCATTTAAGTTTCGCGGTGCTTATAACAAAATCCGCCATCTCAGTGACGCCGAAAAAGCTCGTGGTGTCATCACGGCCAGTGCTGGCAATCATGCCCAAGGCGTTGCATTGACGGCTCACTTACTCGACATTGATGCGACAGTTGTGATGCCTAAAACAGCGCCATTAGCCAAACAACAAGCCACGAGCGGCTATGGTGCAAAAGTTGTCCTTGCCGGTGATACTTTTGACGAATCTCGTGCCTTCATGGAACAAAAGGCCAAGGAAGATGGCTTAACCATCGTTGACCCCTACAATGATCCATTGGTCATTGCCGGACAAGGCTCCATCGGCTTAGAGATTTTAGATCAGCTGTGGGATGTTGATACCGTCATCGTACCGGTTGGCGGTGGTGGCCTGATTACGGGGATTGCCACCGTTCTGAAACATTTTAATCCCTATATTCACATCGTTGGTGTCCAATCAGAAAATGTCCACGGTATGACGGCCTCGTTGCAAGCAGGCAAGTTGACCCGACAATGTACTGGCCCAACCCTAGCTGACGGCACAGCGGTCGCCATGCCCGGCGATATCACCTTTGGCCTAGCTGAGGAATTAGTCGATGAGATGGTACTCGTCTCAGAAGAAGAAATTGCTGAAGCGATGAAAGACCTTCTCCAACGCACCAAAACTGTGGCAGAAGGCGCCGGTGCATTACCAACAGCGGCCCTCGAGGCCCACAAAATCGCACCGCAATGGCTAGCAGGCAAGAAAGTTGTTGCACTTGTCTCTGGTGGCAACGTCGATTTGGAACGGGTAGCAGATAACATTGATCATTTGTTTAAAAGTGATCCGACTGGGCACTTCATCGGATAAAAGAGAGCGTGAGCTAGCGCGGTTTCTGAGCTAGCTCATGCTCTCACCATAACGCGCTCGCCAGCGCTGAAACCCGCGCTGGCTCGCACTCACTTTCAAAAGGGGGGTAAAGTACCATGGAAAAGACGTTTTCGAAGCACGCCGTTGCCAAGACACATTACGTGCCATACGCAGCGGAAGGTGCTAAAGAAAATAGCGGTGGCAGCACAGCGATCATGATCATGGGCGCCATTTTGGCAACGATCTTCGCAGCATCTACCGCCTATTCAGGCATGAAAGCCGGCCTAACTGTTGCTGCTGGGATTCCCGGTTCGATTATCGGTTCCGGCATGGTCGGTGTCTTTGCCAAAAAGAAAGATATTTTTGGCAAAAATCTTTTGCAAGGCATGAGCTCAGGTGGTGAATCCATCGCCAGCGGCATGATCTATGTCTTGCCAGCCATTATCATTATTGGCGGAAAAGTCAACTTCTTCGCAGGCATCGCAGTTGGCGCTTTGGCCGTATTGTTTGCTGTCGGTGTTGCGAGTTTAGTTGAAAACTACTTACTTGTCGAAGAAAACGGCAAGCTGATGTACCCAGAATCGACGGCTATCTCCGAAGCCTTAGATGCCAGTGAAGCAGGCGGCGATTCGCTTAAACATATGGGCATCGGCTTTGGCATCGGCGGTATCATCACTTTGTTGACCACTCAGGTTTTCGGCTGGGTGAACAGTGTGATGACCTTCGTCGGCAACTCGTCATATCGCTGGAAAATTTCAACAGAGGTCAATCCCATGCTAGCCGGCATCGGCTTTGTCGTTGGCTTGGATGTTTCGCTCACCATGTTCGCCGGCTCCATTTTAGCGAACTT
This genomic window from Lacticaseibacillus paracasei subsp. paracasei contains:
- the ald gene encoding alanine dehydrogenase, whose amino-acid sequence is MKVGVVKEQKAGEGRVAVTPENVKKLVDAGATVLVEKSAGVGAGFPDADYAAAGGTIVSHAQSWDSDLVVKVKEPDEEEYQYFKPGQVVWGFQHLASSPATVKAMQAAGTTAIGGETIVENGELALLKPMSAIAGRRSVIMGAYYLEAQHGGEGILLPGTPEVASGTVVIFGGGNAAFNAASLALAMGCRVTIIELKKDRRDWLAKQFTGEALTLLPSTPENLAAAIKTADVFISTILIPGAKPPKLVTTAMVQSMKPGSVLVDVAIDQGGTVETIDAPTSIDDPVFTKYDVIHYAVPNQPGAVPRTATMALAVGNIKYLLAIAKSGIDGAVKNDPALASGVNLYHGQVTNKGLAESLNLPVVSLETALKTQH
- the tdcB gene encoding bifunctional threonine ammonia-lyase/L-serine ammonia-lyase TdcB, with translation MMTATQTVSIKDVQEASHLIHEVGRVTPLIQSMFLSRTVTHGDVYLKLENMQLTGSFKFRGAYNKIRHLSDAEKARGVITASAGNHAQGVALTAHLLDIDATVVMPKTAPLAKQQATSGYGAKVVLAGDTFDESRAFMEQKAKEDGLTIVDPYNDPLVIAGQGSIGLEILDQLWDVDTVIVPVGGGGLITGIATVLKHFNPYIHIVGVQSENVHGMTASLQAGKLTRQCTGPTLADGTAVAMPGDITFGLAEELVDEMVLVSEEEIAEAMKDLLQRTKTVAEGAGALPTAALEAHKIAPQWLAGKKVVALVSGGNVDLERVADNIDHLFKSDPTGHFIG